The following proteins are co-located in the Camelina sativa cultivar DH55 chromosome 12, Cs, whole genome shotgun sequence genome:
- the LOC104729727 gene encoding peptidyl-prolyl cis-trans isomerase, with protein MANPKVFFDMSVGGAPAGRILMELYADTTPNTAENFRALCTGEKGVGKMGKPLHFKGSSFHRVIPGFMCQGGDFTAGNGTGGESIYGAKFKDENFVKKHTGAGILSMANSGPNTNGSQFFICTAKTSWLDGKHVVFGQVVEGLDVVKAIEKVGSDSGRTSKRVVVENSGQL; from the coding sequence atggCGAACCCTAAAGTTTTCTTCGACATGAGTGTCGGCGGTGCACCCGCAGGTCGTATCCTGATGGAGCTATACGCTGACACTACCCCAAACACGGCGGAGAATTTCAGAGCTCTCTGTACCGGCGAGAAAGGAGTCGGGAAGATGGGCAAGCCACTTCACTTCAAAGGTTCAAGCTTTCACCGTGTGATTCCTGGGTTCATGTGCCAAGGAGGTGATTTCACAGCCGGGAATGGAACCGGTGGTGAATCGATCTACGGAGCTAAGTTCAAAGACGAGAACTTTGTCAAGAAACATACCGGAGCTGGGATACTCTCCATGGCTAACTCTGGTCCCAACACTAACGGATCTCAGTTCTTTATCTGTACTGCTAAAACCTCGTGGCTAGATGGGAAGCACGTTGTGTTTGGTCAAGTCGTTGAAGGTTTGGATGTGGTGAAGGCGATTGAGAAGGTTGGATCTGATTCTGGAAGGACCTCGAAGCGTGTGGTTGTTGAGAACTCTGGTCAGCTTTAG
- the LOC104729732 gene encoding probable alkaline/neutral invertase B: MSSFNLSVDANHQNGNAKNASDSSSFTVEDIDDFDFSKLLEKPRPLNIDRLRSLDERSLTELAGSPQLRNADFSNAPRVHDHSDYVISPSVGGGRRSGFNTPRSLPGFESHPMVGEAWDALRRSMVYFRGQPVGTIAAVDNSEEKLNYDQVFVRDFVPSALAFLMNGEPDIVKNFILKTLRLQSWEKKIDRFQLGEGVMPASFKVFHDPVRNHETLIADFGESAIGRVAPVDSGFWWIILLRAYTKSTGDSSLADMPECQKGIRLILSLCLSEGFDTFPTLLCADGCCMIDRRMGVYGYPIEIQALFFMALRCALLLLKHDGEGKEMVEQIVKRLHALSYHMRSYFWLDSKQLNDIYRYKTEEYSHTAVNKFNVIPDSLPEWVFDFMPPHGGFFIGNVSPARMDFRWFALGNCIAILSSLATPEQSTAIMDLIESRWEELVGEMPLKVCYPAIESHEWRIVTGCDPKNTRWSYHNGGSWPVLLWLLTAACIKTGRPQIARRAIEVAEARLHKDHWPEYYDGKVGRYVGKQSRKNQTWSIAGYLVAKMMLEDPSHVGMVSLEEDKQMKPVMRRSNSWTC, encoded by the exons ATGTCGTCTTTTAATCTCAGTGTAGATGCGAATCATCAGAATGGGAATGCCAAGAAtgcttcagattcttcttcatttaCAGTGGAAGATATTGATGACTTTGATTTCTCCAAGTTGTTAGAGAAGCCAAGGCCGTTGAACATTGATAGACTGAGATCACTTGATGAAAGGTCTCTTACTGAATTAGCTGGTTCACCACAACTTAGAAATGCAGATTTTAGTAATGCTCCTCGGGTTCATGATCATTCGGATTATGTGATTTCACCTAGCGTTGGTGGTGGTAGGAGGTCTGGATTCAATACTCCTAGGTCACTCCCTGGATTTGAATCTCATCCTATGGTTGGTGAGGCCTGGGATGCTTTGAGGCGCTCTATGGTTTACTTTCGTGGACAACCTGTTGGTACTATTGCTGCTGTTGATAATTCTGAAGAAAAACTCAACTATGATCAG GTGTTCGTGAGAGATTTTGTACCAAGTGCTTTAGCGTTCCTGATGAATGGTGAGCCAGACATTGTCAAAAACTTTATATTGAAGACTCTTCGTCTTCAATCATGGGAGAAAAAGATTGATAGATTCCAGCTTGGTGAAGGAGTTATGCCTGCTAGCTTCAAAGTTTTCCATGATCCTGTTAGAAACCACGAAACACTGATAGCTGATTTTGGCGAGAGTGCAATTGGAAGGGTAGCGCCTGTTGATTCTGGTTTTTGGTGGATTATACTGCTCAGAGCATACACGAAATCTACAGGAGACTCTTCTCTTGCTGACATGCCTGAATGCCAAAAGGGTATACGGCTGATACTAAGCCTGTGTCTCTCTGAGGGGTTTGATACCTTTCCCACTCTCTTATGCGCAGATGGTTGCTGTATGATTGATCGTAGGATG GGAGTTTATGGTTACCCCATAGAGATTCAAGCCCTCTTCTTTATGGCCTTAAGATGCGCTTTGCTCCTGCTTAAACATGATGGGGAAGGTAAGGAAATGGTGGAACAGATAGTAAAGCGACTTCATGCATTGAGCTACCACATGAGGAGCTACTTTTGGCTAGACTCGAAGCAGCTTAATGACATTTACCGATATAAGACAGAGGAATACTCTCACACTGCTGTCAACAAGTTCAACGTGATCCCTGATTCTCTTCCAGAATGGGTTTTTGACTTTATGCCGCCTCACGGAGGGTTTTTTATCGGCAACGTTAGCCCTGCAAGAATGGATTTCAGATGGTTTGCATTAGGTAATTGTATAGCCATTTTGTCTTCCTTGGCTACTCCTGAACAGTCAACAGCGATTATGGATCTCATAGAATCTCGATGGGAAGAATTGGTTGGAGAAATGCCACTGAAAGTTTGCTATCCCGCAATAGAAAGCCATGAATGGAGAATAGTAACTGGTTGTGACCCCAAAAACACTCGGTGGAGCTACCACAATGGAGGATCCTGGCCAG TGCTGCTATGGCTTTTGACGGCTGCTTGTATCAAAACTGGTCGACCTCAAATAGCAAGACGAGCAATTGAAGTAGCAGAGGCTAGGCTTCATAAGGACCATTGGCCTGAATACTATGATGGAAAGGTAGGGAGATACGTGGGGAAACAGTCACGTAAAAACCAGACTTGGTCAATAGCCGGATACTTAGTAGCCAAGATGATGCTGGAAGATCCGTCACATGTCGGTATGGTCTCTCTTGAGGAAGACAAACAGATGAAACCCGTTATGAGAAGATCCAACTCCTGGACTTGTTGA
- the LOC104729733 gene encoding type III polyketide synthase B, translating into MGSIDATELGSEKKSNPGKATILALGKAFPHQLVMQEYLVDGYFKTTKCDDPELKQKLTRLCKTTTVKTRYVVMSEEILKKYPELAIEGGSTVTQRLDICNDAVTEMAVEASRTCIKNWGRSISDITHLVYVSSSEARLPGGDLYLAKGLGLSPDTHRVLLYFVGCSGGVAGLRVAKDIAENNPGSRVLLATSETTIIGFKPPSMDRPYDLVGVALFGDGAGAVIIGSDPDPICEKPLFELHTAIQNFLPDTEKTIDGRLTEQGINFKLARELPQIIEDNVENFCKKLIVKAGLAHKDYNQMFWAVHPGGPAILNRMEKRLNLSPEKLSPSRRALMDYGNASSNSIVYVLEYMLEESKKVRSLNEEENEWGLILAFGPGVTFEGIIARNLDV; encoded by the exons ATGGGAAGCATCGATGCCACAGAATTGGGTtcagagaagaaatcaaacccGGGAAAAGCGACAATTCTTGCTCTCGGAAAAGCCTTTCCTCACCAGCTAGTGATGCAAGAGTACTTAGTCGATGGCTACTTCAAAACCACCAAATGTGACGACCCAGAACTCAAACAGAAGCTTACTCGTCTCT GCAAGACAACAACGGTGAAGACAAGGTATGTTGTGATGTCGGAGGAGATACTCAAGAAGTATCCAGAACTTGCCATTGAAGGAGGATCCACAGTGACACAGCGTCTCGACATCTGCAATGATGCAGTGACCGAGATGGCAGTAGAAGCCTCCAGAACCTGCATCAAGAACTGGGGGCGTTCTATTTCGGACATAACTCACCTGGTCTATGTCTCCTCAAGCGAAGCTCGTCTTCCTGGTGGGGACTTGTACTTAGCCAAGGGGCTTGGACTCAGTCCTGACACACACCGTGTTCTGCTCTACTTCGTCGGTTGTTCTGGTGGCGTTGCAGGTCTCCGTGTAGCCAAAGACATAGCCGAGAATAATCCGGGCAGTAGAGTTTTGCTCGCAACGTCCGAGACAACCATCATTGGGTTCAAACCCCCAAGTATGGATAGACCTTATGATCTTGTTGGGGTCGCGTTGTTTGGTGATGGAGCCGGAGCTGTGATCATCGGATCCGATCCAGACCCGATATGCGAGAAGCCTCTCTTTGAGCTTCACACTGCAATACAGAATTTCTTGCCTG ACACAGAGAAGACGATAGATGGGAGGCTAACGGAACAAGGGATAAACTTCAAGCTAGCCAGAGAGCTTCCACAGATAATAGAAGACAACGTGGAGAATTTTTGCAAGAAGCTAATAGTAAAAGCGGGACTGGCTCATAAAGACTATAACCAGATGTTCTGGGCGGTTCATCCAGGTGGACCGGCCATATTGAACAGAATGGAGAAGCGACTTAACCTGTCGCCTGAGAAGCTGAGTCCAAGCAGAAGAGCTCTCATGGATTATGGCAATGCGAGCAGCAATTCGATCGTTTATGTGTTGGAGTATATGCTGGAGGAGAGCAAGAAAGTGAGGAGCCTgaacgaagaagaaaacgagTGGGGACTGATTCTGGCTTTTGGACCTGGTGTTACATTTGAAGGCATCATTGCACGAAACCTTGATGTCTGA
- the LOC104729734 gene encoding 5'-methylthioadenosine/S-adenosylhomocysteine nucleosidase 2 isoform X2, with protein sequence MEELMGEGEKRPILTIVFIVAMQKEAQPLINRLRLVEEVNTPFPKEVTWVLFKGMYKDLSINIVCPGKDSTLGVESVGTVPASLVTYASILAIQPDLIINAGTAGGFRAKGACISDVYVVSTVAFHDRRIPVPVLDLYGVGMRKAFPTPNLIKELNLKVGRLSTGDSMDMSPHDEESITANDATVKDMEGAAVAYVADIFKVPTILIKGVTDIVDGNRPTSEEFLENLAAVTAKLDESLTKVIDFISGKCLSDL encoded by the exons ATGGAAGAGCTTATGGGTGAAGGAGAGAAACGGCCGATTCTTACCATTGTGTTCATCGTCG CTATGCAAAAGGAAGCTCAGCCTCTGATCAATAGATTACGGCTTGTTGAAGAAGTTAATACGCC gtTTCCAAAAGAGGTGACTTGGGTTCTGTTTAAAGGAATGTATAAAGATTTGAGCATTAATATTGTGTGTCCAGGAAAGGATTCAACTTTAG GGGTAGAGAGTGTTGGCACGGTTCCTGCATCTCTCGTGACTTATGCTTCCATTCTAGCAATTCAACCAGACTTGATTATTAATGCGGGAACTGCTGGTGGCTTTAGG GCCAAAGGAGCATGTATTAGCGATGTTTATGTTGTCTCCACTGTTGCTTTCCATGACAGAAGGATACCCGTTCCT GTCCTTGATCTATATGGTGTTGGTATGCGGAAAGCCTTCCCAACACCCAACCTTATAAAGGAGCTCAACCTAAAG GTGGGAAGATTATCCACTGGCGATTCTATGGATATGTCTCCACATGATGAAGAATCCATCACagcaaatgatgcaacagttAAAGACATGGAG GGAGCAGCAGTGGCCTATGTGGCTGATATCTTTAAGGTGCCTACGATTCTAATAAAAGGGGTGACTGATATTGTGGATGGAAATAGACCAACTTCTGAAGAATTTTTGGAGAACTTAGCTGCAGTCACTGCCAAACTTGATGAGTCACTTACCAAAGTGATTGACTTCATCAGTGGGAAGTGTCTCTCAGACCTCTGA
- the LOC104729734 gene encoding 5'-methylthioadenosine/S-adenosylhomocysteine nucleosidase 2 isoform X1 — protein sequence MEELMGEGEKRPILTIVFIVAMQKEAQPLINRLRLVEEVNTPFPKEVTWVLFKGMYKDLSINIVCPGKDSTLGVESVGTVPASLVTYASILAIQPDLIINAGTAGGFRVHILQAKGACISDVYVVSTVAFHDRRIPVPVLDLYGVGMRKAFPTPNLIKELNLKVGRLSTGDSMDMSPHDEESITANDATVKDMEGAAVAYVADIFKVPTILIKGVTDIVDGNRPTSEEFLENLAAVTAKLDESLTKVIDFISGKCLSDL from the exons ATGGAAGAGCTTATGGGTGAAGGAGAGAAACGGCCGATTCTTACCATTGTGTTCATCGTCG CTATGCAAAAGGAAGCTCAGCCTCTGATCAATAGATTACGGCTTGTTGAAGAAGTTAATACGCC gtTTCCAAAAGAGGTGACTTGGGTTCTGTTTAAAGGAATGTATAAAGATTTGAGCATTAATATTGTGTGTCCAGGAAAGGATTCAACTTTAG GGGTAGAGAGTGTTGGCACGGTTCCTGCATCTCTCGTGACTTATGCTTCCATTCTAGCAATTCAACCAGACTTGATTATTAATGCGGGAACTGCTGGTGGCTTTAGGGTACATATATTACAA GCCAAAGGAGCATGTATTAGCGATGTTTATGTTGTCTCCACTGTTGCTTTCCATGACAGAAGGATACCCGTTCCT GTCCTTGATCTATATGGTGTTGGTATGCGGAAAGCCTTCCCAACACCCAACCTTATAAAGGAGCTCAACCTAAAG GTGGGAAGATTATCCACTGGCGATTCTATGGATATGTCTCCACATGATGAAGAATCCATCACagcaaatgatgcaacagttAAAGACATGGAG GGAGCAGCAGTGGCCTATGTGGCTGATATCTTTAAGGTGCCTACGATTCTAATAAAAGGGGTGACTGATATTGTGGATGGAAATAGACCAACTTCTGAAGAATTTTTGGAGAACTTAGCTGCAGTCACTGCCAAACTTGATGAGTCACTTACCAAAGTGATTGACTTCATCAGTGGGAAGTGTCTCTCAGACCTCTGA
- the LOC104729734 gene encoding 5'-methylthioadenosine/S-adenosylhomocysteine nucleosidase 2 isoform X3: MQKEAQPLINRLRLVEEVNTPFPKEVTWVLFKGMYKDLSINIVCPGKDSTLGVESVGTVPASLVTYASILAIQPDLIINAGTAGGFRVHILQAKGACISDVYVVSTVAFHDRRIPVPVLDLYGVGMRKAFPTPNLIKELNLKVGRLSTGDSMDMSPHDEESITANDATVKDMEGAAVAYVADIFKVPTILIKGVTDIVDGNRPTSEEFLENLAAVTAKLDESLTKVIDFISGKCLSDL; this comes from the exons ATGCAAAAGGAAGCTCAGCCTCTGATCAATAGATTACGGCTTGTTGAAGAAGTTAATACGCC gtTTCCAAAAGAGGTGACTTGGGTTCTGTTTAAAGGAATGTATAAAGATTTGAGCATTAATATTGTGTGTCCAGGAAAGGATTCAACTTTAG GGGTAGAGAGTGTTGGCACGGTTCCTGCATCTCTCGTGACTTATGCTTCCATTCTAGCAATTCAACCAGACTTGATTATTAATGCGGGAACTGCTGGTGGCTTTAGGGTACATATATTACAA GCCAAAGGAGCATGTATTAGCGATGTTTATGTTGTCTCCACTGTTGCTTTCCATGACAGAAGGATACCCGTTCCT GTCCTTGATCTATATGGTGTTGGTATGCGGAAAGCCTTCCCAACACCCAACCTTATAAAGGAGCTCAACCTAAAG GTGGGAAGATTATCCACTGGCGATTCTATGGATATGTCTCCACATGATGAAGAATCCATCACagcaaatgatgcaacagttAAAGACATGGAG GGAGCAGCAGTGGCCTATGTGGCTGATATCTTTAAGGTGCCTACGATTCTAATAAAAGGGGTGACTGATATTGTGGATGGAAATAGACCAACTTCTGAAGAATTTTTGGAGAACTTAGCTGCAGTCACTGCCAAACTTGATGAGTCACTTACCAAAGTGATTGACTTCATCAGTGGGAAGTGTCTCTCAGACCTCTGA